The Pongo abelii isolate AG06213 chromosome 20, NHGRI_mPonAbe1-v2.0_pri, whole genome shotgun sequence genome window below encodes:
- the MEIOSIN gene encoding meiosis initiator protein, with product MFGSSRYLGSSEQPRANSLGPSDRTLVLCSLVEGEDKVNPSESHGLRMEEKWLLKGKLRNQRNQNKLLSPNKKQRKNHTSKLQELALLLPIALKTGTKKLTKKEILVHVLQYIQYLQRNIDAAKALFKCHITTGEGGLAGLGQNPAWGPARRRRHSTPSSSPSSQKSRLQGACQKPRKKKLTQASESQTRTPKPRRSLALNKPEKLVTPSPDQKGSGTAGTTTPPRCPDSCGHPRPASSSPPGDRKGGQSQLTLLDLAEDTIHCDISSCWCQGSVQDDTPFPALLAQEDVARIHFLNKTQPHPRQKLVFYDSSEDVDKGSLDTDPWLPAWTPENSPQGSPLFLGPPQIDVWSGTGHPSEILGLSPSLFSSPGKLLPDEILEDDTEYLTQAAFFEEVCLDLESSPSAYTQEAPQEKDTASKAPKDPPESHSLHRSAVSLDHCYLSLSGNSKAPSSASSSSSSSSSSSSSSSSEDSDSEPLWKQREDMQANPVGTPDSSEEDEDTTWTPTRLASPLPAAEKKARKGQVARAPVKPKEKKKGPCPPQMKKKCVNGFIMFCRMNRKQYIRSCPGTASTAATKELAQLWRVMTQQERRPYCTKARRFSRQHNRIVKQDGSSSEAEDWETPKPFYQLLAEKALPLPPHLQ from the exons atgTTTGGTTCCAGCAGATACTTGGGCTCCTCTGAACAGCCCAGAGCTAATTCACTGGGTCCCAGTGACAG GACCTTGGTTTTGTGCTCCCTAGTGGAAGGGGAAGATAAGGTCAACCCCTCCGAATCACATGGACTGAGAATGGAGGAGAAATGGTTGCTCAAAGGAAAACTGAG GAATCAGAGGAACCAAAACAAGCTCCTGTCTCCAAACAAGAAGCAGAGGAAAAACCACACTAGCAAGCTGCAAGAGTTGGCACTGCTGCTGCCCATAGCCCTGAAGACGGGGACCAAGAAGCTCACAAAG AAGGAGATTCTAGTGCATGTCCTGCAGTACATTCAGTACCTCCAGAGAAACATCGATGCCGCTAAGGCCTTGTTCAAATGCCACATCACCACTGGGGAAGGTGGACTTGCGG GGCTGGGTCAGAATCCAGCCTGGGGCCCAGCCAGGCGGAGGAGACACTCTACTCCCTCCAGCTCCCCAAGCTCTCAGAAGTCCCGTCTCCAGGGGGCGTGCCAGAAGCCTCGGAAGAAGAAGCTGACCCAGGCATCAG AAAGCCAGACTCGGACCCCGAAGCCTCGCCGCTCCCTGGCCCTGAACAAGCCTGAGAAGCTGGTGACCCCATCCCCAGACCAGAAAGGAAGCGGCACAGCGGGGACCACTACCCCTCCAAGGTGCCCTGACTCCTGCGGTCACCCGAGGCCTGCATCATCCTCGCCTCCAGGTGACAGAAAAGGAGGACAGTCCCAGCTGACGCTGTTGGATCTGGCCGAGGACACCATCCACTGTGACATCTCAA GCTGCTGGTGCCAGGGCAGTGTCCAGGATGACACGCCTTTCCCTGCGCTCCTGGCTCAGGAAGATGTGGCGAGGATCCATTTTCTCAACAAGACCCAGCCTCATCCCAG GCAGAAGCTGGTGTTCTATGATTCCAGCGAGGATGTGGACAAAGGGTCCCTAGACACTGACCCTTGGCTCCCTGCCTGGACCCCAGAGAACAGCCCCCAAG GGAGCCCACtgttcctggggcctccccagatTGATGTCTGGAGTGGAACAGGCCACCCAAGTGAGATCCTCGGGCTCAGCCCTAGCCTTTTCAGCTCCCCAGGGAAACTGCTGCCAGACGAGATCTTGGAGGATGACACGGAGTACCTGACCCAAG CGGCTTTCTTTGAAGAAGTGTGCTTAGATTTGGAGTCTTCACCTTCAGCCTACACGCAGGAGGCTCCACAGGAAAAG GACACAGCCTCCAAGGCCCCCAAAGACCCTCCTGAGTCCCACAGCCTGCACCGGTCCGCAGTCTCGCTGGACCACTGCTACCTCTCGCTGAGCGGGAACAGCAAGGCACCATCCAGcgccagctccagctccagctccagctccagctccagctccagctccagctcagaGGACAGCGACTCAGAGCCCCTGTGGAAGCAGCGAGAG gatATGCAGGCCAACCCTGTGGGCACGCCGGACTCCAGCGAAGAGGATGAAGACACCACATGGACCCCCACCCGGCTGGCCTCACCCCTGCCGGCAGCCGAGAAAAAGGCCAGGAAGGGCCAAGTAGCCAGGGCCCCCGTGAAGcccaaggagaagaagaaaggccCCTGCCCACCCCAGATGAAGAAGAAGTGTGTCAATGGCTTCATCATGTTCTGCAGGATGAACCGGAAGCAGTACATCCG ATCCTGCCCTGGAACCGCTTCCACAGCTGCCACCAAGGAGCTGGCCCAGCTGTGGCGGGTGATGACCCAGCAGGAGCGGAGGCCATACTG CACCAAGGCTCGCAGGTTCAGTCGCCAGCACAACCGCATTGTGAAGCAGGACGGCTCCAGCAGCGAGGCTGAGGACTGGGAGACGCCCAAGCCCTTCTACCAGCTGCTGGCTGAGAAGGCCTTGCCGCTGCCCCCGCACCTCCAGTGA
- the SIX5 gene encoding homeobox protein SIX5 isoform X1 — MATLPAEPSAGPAAGGEAVAAAATEEEEEEARQLLQTLQAAEGEAAAAAGAGAGEAAAGAEGPGSPGVPRSPPEAASEPPTGLRFSPEQVACVCEALLQAGHAGRLSRFLGALPPAERLRGSDPVLRARALVAFQRGEYAELYRLLESRPFPAAHHAFLQDLYLRARYHEAERARGRALGAVDKYRLRKKFPLPKTIWDGEETVYCFKERSRAALKACYRGNRYPTPDEKRRLATLTGLSLTQVSNWFKNRRQRDRTGAGGGAPCKSESDGNPTTEDESSRSPEDLERGAAPVSAEAAAQGSIFLAGTSPPAPCPASSSILVNGSFLAASSSPAVLLNGGPVIINGLALGEASSLGPLLLTGGGGAPPPQPSPQGASEAKTSLVLDPQTGEVRLEEAQSEAPETKGAQVAVPGPALGEEVPGPLAQVVPGPPPAATFPLPPGPVPAVAAPQVVPLSPPPGYPTGLSPTSPLLNLPQVVPTSQVVTLPQAVGPLQLLAAGPGSPVKVAAAAGPANVHLINSGVGVTALQLPSATAPGTPISLPQAWVRTREGCSHLISEREGLSLGSWGASHPWQIPVPQGPPEGFLRPPSSFAVSISVWLGLLSWLSPVLGPSLPTGNFLLANPVSGSPIVTGVAVQQGKIILTATFPTSMLVSQVLPPAPSLALPLKPETAISVPEGGLPVAPSPALPEAHALGTLSAQQPPPAAATTSSTSLPFSPDTPGLLPNFPAPPPEGLMLSPAAVPVWSAGLELSAGTEGLLEAEKGLGTQAPHTVLRLPDPDPEGLLLGATAGGEVDEGLEAEAKVLTQLQSVPVEDPLEL, encoded by the exons ATGGCTACCTTGCCTGCGGAGCCGAGCGCGGGGCCCGCGGCCGGGGGggaggcggtggcggcggcggcgaccgaagaggaggaggaggaagcgcGCCAGCTCTTGCAGACTTTGCAGGCGGCCGAGGgtgaggcggcggcggcggccggggcCGGGGCGGGCGAAGCGGCTGCGGGAGCTGAGGGCCCGGGATCCCCGGGCGTCCCCAGGTCGCCCCCCGAGGCCGCTTCCGAACCGCCCACGGGCCTCCGCTTCTCGCCCGAGCAGGTGGCGTGCGTCTGCGAGGCGCTGCTCCAGGCGGGCCACGCAGGCCGCTTGAGCCGCTTCCTGGGCGCACTGCCCCCGGCCGAGCGCCTACGTGGCAGCGACCCGGTGTTGCGCGCGCGGGCCCTGGTGGCCTTCCAGCGGGGCGAGTACGCCGAGCTCTACCGGCTACTCGAGAGCCGCCCCTTCCCCGCCGCCCACCACGCCTTCCTGCAGGATCTCTACCTGCGCGCGCGCTACCATGAGGCCGAGCGGGCCCGCGGCCGCGCGCTGGGCGCAGTGGACAAGTATCGACTGCGCAAGAAGTTCCCGCTGCCCAAGACCATCTGGGACGGCGAGGAGACAGTCTACTGCTTCAAGGAGCGCTCCCGCGCAGCGCTCAAGGCCTGCTACCGCGGCAACCGCTACCCCACGCCGGACGAGAAGCGCCGCCTGGCCACACTCACCGGCCTGTCGCTCACACAGGTCAGCAACTGGTTCAAGAACCGGCGACAGCGCGACCGGACCGGGGCCGGAGGCGGCGCGCCCTGCAAGAG CGAGTCTGATGGGAATCCCACGACTGAGGACGAGTCCAGCCGAAGTCCTGAAGACCTGGAGAGAGGGGCGGCCCCAGTATCTGCCGAGGCCGCTGCCCAGGGCTCCATATTCCTGGCAGGGACCAGCCCTCCCGCGccgtgcccggcctcctcctCCATCCTGGTGAACGGGAGCTTCCTGGCAGCCAGCAGCTCCCCAGCAGTGCTCCTCAACGGGGGCCCCGTCATCATCAACGGCCTGGCCCTGGGCgaggcctccagcctgggcccgCTGCTGCTCACTGGGGGCGGGGGTGCCCCTCCACCGCAGCCCAGCCCTCAGGGGGCCAGCGAGGCCAAGACCTCCCTGGTCCTGGACCCTCAGACAGGGGAGGTGCGGCTGGAGGAGGCTCAGTCGGAGGCCCCTGAGACCAAAGGGGCCCAGGTGGCTGTTCCGGGACCAGCCCTTGGAGAGGAGGTCCCGGGACCCCTGGCCCAAGTGGTGCCTGGCCCCCCGCCGGCTGCTACCTTTCCTCTGCCCCCGGGGCCAGTGCCTGCTGTGGCTGCCCCACAAGTGGTACCACTCTCCCCACCCCCGGGGTACCCCACGGGCCTGAGCCCCACCTCCCCACTGTTGAACCTGCCCCAGGTAGTGCCCACCTCACAGGTGGTGACCCTGCCCCAGGCTGTGGGGCCCCTGCAGCTGTTGGCAGCCGGGCCAGGCAGCCCTGTGAAGGTGGCAGCTGCAGCAGGCCCTGCCAACGTGCACCTCATCAACTCCGGGGTGGGCGTGACTGCCCTGCAGCTGCCTTCGGCCACTGCCCCAGGTacccccatctccctccctcaGGCCTGGGTGAGAACCAGGGAGGGGTGCAGTCATCTCATCTCGGAGAGGGAGGGGCTGTCCCTGGGCTCCTGGGGGGCATCTCATCCCTGGCAAATCCCAGTGCCCCAAGGCCCACCGGAAGGCTTCCTCCGCCCGCCCTCCAGCTTCGCAGTCTCCATCTCTGTCTGGCTTGGCCTGCTCTCCTGGCTCTCACCTGTGCTCGGTCCCTCTCTCCCCACAGGAAACTTCCTCCTGGCTAACCCTGTGTCTGGCAGCCCCATCGTGACGGGTGTGGCCGTGCAGCAGGGCAAAATCATCCTCACCGCCACCTTCCCTACCAGCATGCttgtctcccaggtcctgcctCCAGCCCCCAGCCTGGCCCTGCCACTGAAGCCAGAGACGGCCATCTCCGTGCCTGAGGGAGGCCTCCCGGTGGCCCCCAGCCCTGCTCTCCCAGAGGCTCATGCCCTAGGCACCCTTTCTGCGCAGCAGCCACCCCCCGCCGCTGCCACCACCTCCAGCACCAGCCTGCCTTTCTCCCCTGACACCCCTGGCCTCCTGCCCAACTTCCCGGCGCCCCCACCAGAGGGGCTGATGCTGTCACCCGCGGCCGTGCCTGTCTGGTCAGCAGGGCTGGAACTAAGCGCAGGAACAGAGGGGCTGCTGGAAGCGGAAAAGGGGTTGGGGACACAGGCCCCCCACACTGTGCTGAGGCTGCCGGACCCCGACCCAGAGGGGCTGCTCCTGGGGGCCACCGCAGGGGGTGAGGTTGACGAGGGGTTGGAAGCTGAGGCCAAGGTTCTGACCCAGCTCCAGTCGGTGCCTGTAGAGGATCCCTTGGAACTGTGA
- the SIX5 gene encoding homeobox protein SIX5 isoform X2, whose product MATLPAEPSAGPAAGGEAVAAAATEEEEEEARQLLQTLQAAEGEAAAAAGAGAGEAAAGAEGPGSPGVPRSPPEAASEPPTGLRFSPEQVACVCEALLQAGHAGRLSRFLGALPPAERLRGSDPVLRARALVAFQRGEYAELYRLLESRPFPAAHHAFLQDLYLRARYHEAERARGRALGAVDKYRLRKKFPLPKTIWDGEETVYCFKERSRAALKACYRGNRYPTPDEKRRLATLTGLSLTQVSNWFKNRRQRDRTGAGGGAPCKSESDGNPTTEDESSRSPEDLERGAAPVSAEAAAQGSIFLAGTSPPAPCPASSSILVNGSFLAASSSPAVLLNGGPVIINGLALGEASSLGPLLLTGGGGAPPPQPSPQGASEAKTSLVLDPQTGEVRLEEAQSEAPETKGAQVAVPGPALGEEVPGPLAQVVPGPPPAATFPLPPGPVPAVAAPQVVPLSPPPGYPTGLSPTSPLLNLPQVVPTSQVVTLPQAVGPLQLLAAGPGSPVKVAAAAGPANVHLINSGVGVTALQLPSATAPGNFLLANPVSGSPIVTGVAVQQGKIILTATFPTSMLVSQVLPPAPSLALPLKPETAISVPEGGLPVAPSPALPEAHALGTLSAQQPPPAAATTSSTSLPFSPDTPGLLPNFPAPPPEGLMLSPAAVPVWSAGLELSAGTEGLLEAEKGLGTQAPHTVLRLPDPDPEGLLLGATAGGEVDEGLEAEAKVLTQLQSVPVEDPLEL is encoded by the exons ATGGCTACCTTGCCTGCGGAGCCGAGCGCGGGGCCCGCGGCCGGGGGggaggcggtggcggcggcggcgaccgaagaggaggaggaggaagcgcGCCAGCTCTTGCAGACTTTGCAGGCGGCCGAGGgtgaggcggcggcggcggccggggcCGGGGCGGGCGAAGCGGCTGCGGGAGCTGAGGGCCCGGGATCCCCGGGCGTCCCCAGGTCGCCCCCCGAGGCCGCTTCCGAACCGCCCACGGGCCTCCGCTTCTCGCCCGAGCAGGTGGCGTGCGTCTGCGAGGCGCTGCTCCAGGCGGGCCACGCAGGCCGCTTGAGCCGCTTCCTGGGCGCACTGCCCCCGGCCGAGCGCCTACGTGGCAGCGACCCGGTGTTGCGCGCGCGGGCCCTGGTGGCCTTCCAGCGGGGCGAGTACGCCGAGCTCTACCGGCTACTCGAGAGCCGCCCCTTCCCCGCCGCCCACCACGCCTTCCTGCAGGATCTCTACCTGCGCGCGCGCTACCATGAGGCCGAGCGGGCCCGCGGCCGCGCGCTGGGCGCAGTGGACAAGTATCGACTGCGCAAGAAGTTCCCGCTGCCCAAGACCATCTGGGACGGCGAGGAGACAGTCTACTGCTTCAAGGAGCGCTCCCGCGCAGCGCTCAAGGCCTGCTACCGCGGCAACCGCTACCCCACGCCGGACGAGAAGCGCCGCCTGGCCACACTCACCGGCCTGTCGCTCACACAGGTCAGCAACTGGTTCAAGAACCGGCGACAGCGCGACCGGACCGGGGCCGGAGGCGGCGCGCCCTGCAAGAG CGAGTCTGATGGGAATCCCACGACTGAGGACGAGTCCAGCCGAAGTCCTGAAGACCTGGAGAGAGGGGCGGCCCCAGTATCTGCCGAGGCCGCTGCCCAGGGCTCCATATTCCTGGCAGGGACCAGCCCTCCCGCGccgtgcccggcctcctcctCCATCCTGGTGAACGGGAGCTTCCTGGCAGCCAGCAGCTCCCCAGCAGTGCTCCTCAACGGGGGCCCCGTCATCATCAACGGCCTGGCCCTGGGCgaggcctccagcctgggcccgCTGCTGCTCACTGGGGGCGGGGGTGCCCCTCCACCGCAGCCCAGCCCTCAGGGGGCCAGCGAGGCCAAGACCTCCCTGGTCCTGGACCCTCAGACAGGGGAGGTGCGGCTGGAGGAGGCTCAGTCGGAGGCCCCTGAGACCAAAGGGGCCCAGGTGGCTGTTCCGGGACCAGCCCTTGGAGAGGAGGTCCCGGGACCCCTGGCCCAAGTGGTGCCTGGCCCCCCGCCGGCTGCTACCTTTCCTCTGCCCCCGGGGCCAGTGCCTGCTGTGGCTGCCCCACAAGTGGTACCACTCTCCCCACCCCCGGGGTACCCCACGGGCCTGAGCCCCACCTCCCCACTGTTGAACCTGCCCCAGGTAGTGCCCACCTCACAGGTGGTGACCCTGCCCCAGGCTGTGGGGCCCCTGCAGCTGTTGGCAGCCGGGCCAGGCAGCCCTGTGAAGGTGGCAGCTGCAGCAGGCCCTGCCAACGTGCACCTCATCAACTCCGGGGTGGGCGTGACTGCCCTGCAGCTGCCTTCGGCCACTGCCCCAG GAAACTTCCTCCTGGCTAACCCTGTGTCTGGCAGCCCCATCGTGACGGGTGTGGCCGTGCAGCAGGGCAAAATCATCCTCACCGCCACCTTCCCTACCAGCATGCttgtctcccaggtcctgcctCCAGCCCCCAGCCTGGCCCTGCCACTGAAGCCAGAGACGGCCATCTCCGTGCCTGAGGGAGGCCTCCCGGTGGCCCCCAGCCCTGCTCTCCCAGAGGCTCATGCCCTAGGCACCCTTTCTGCGCAGCAGCCACCCCCCGCCGCTGCCACCACCTCCAGCACCAGCCTGCCTTTCTCCCCTGACACCCCTGGCCTCCTGCCCAACTTCCCGGCGCCCCCACCAGAGGGGCTGATGCTGTCACCCGCGGCCGTGCCTGTCTGGTCAGCAGGGCTGGAACTAAGCGCAGGAACAGAGGGGCTGCTGGAAGCGGAAAAGGGGTTGGGGACACAGGCCCCCCACACTGTGCTGAGGCTGCCGGACCCCGACCCAGAGGGGCTGCTCCTGGGGGCCACCGCAGGGGGTGAGGTTGACGAGGGGTTGGAAGCTGAGGCCAAGGTTCTGACCCAGCTCCAGTCGGTGCCTGTAGAGGATCCCTTGGAACTGTGA